From a single Saccharomyces kudriavzevii IFO 1802 strain IFO1802 genome assembly, chromosome: 15 genomic region:
- the SKDI15G1680 gene encoding uncharacterized protein (similar to Saccharomyces cerevisiae YOR012W; ancestral locus Anc_7.105), producing MVNDVFFPCSFHATIRSAEKEIDRKNIKIQETTNKFNKKQRVLVMVVSAVTGKHTLPVNLTCDVERASKTLFKAFEKSYANDYLMKKFFHVPITEKVSRARINAMIHYYTTCYNDLNGEVAEANDFDAVAIWSRPGCHLPATLSDDESFNKIFFDDLTARKHEVMPEGMDYYYLYAIGKDPSHPEIRGSVRKILEEYKLKADKANCALALEAISEHAKSVYEYFGFRTYLVFQFGVGEVNCMGEPDPQGEGFTAYLMLYHRDANSIFHA from the coding sequence ATGGTAAACGACGTTTTTTTCCCTTGCTCTTTTCATGCTACTATAAGAAGTGCAGAAAAAGAGATTGATAGAAAAAACATTAAGATTCAAGAAACTACCAATAAGTTTAACAAAAAGCAAAGAGTGCTGGTAATGGTAGTGTCAGCAGTCACTGGAAAGCATACTTTACCAGTAAACTTGACATGCGATGTGGAGAGAGCTTCGAAAACGTTGTTTAAGGCGTTTGAGAAATCATACGCTAACGACTacttgatgaaaaagtttttcCATGTCCCAATTACGGAAAAGGTTTCAAGAGCAAGAATAAATGCAATGATACATTACTATACGACATGCTATAATGATCTGAATGGGGAAGTTGCTGAAGCAAACGACTTCGATGCCGTCGCAATATGGAGCCGTCCTGGATGCCACTTGCCTGCCACATTATCTGACGATGAGTCCTTCAATAAGATATTCTTTGACGATTTGACTGCGAGGAAACATGAAGTCATGCCTGAGGGAATGGATTATTACTATCTTTATGCCATTGGGAAAGACCCCAGTCACCCTGAAATCAGGGGTTCAGTTAGGAAGATACTTGAGGAATACAAGCTTAAAGCAGACAAGGCCAATTGCGCTCTTGCACTCGAGGCTATTTCGGAACACGCGAAATCCGTCTACGAATATTTTGGTTTTAGGACCTATTTAGTGTTCCAGTTCGGGGTTGGGGAAGTTAACTGCATGGGAGAACCAGACCCGCAGGGAGAGGGGTTTACGGCCTACCTGATGCTTTATCATAGAGACGCAAACTCCATCTTCCACGCctga
- the RTS1 gene encoding protein phosphatase 2A regulatory subunit RTS1 (similar to Saccharomyces cerevisiae RTS1 (YOR014W); ancestral locus Anc_7.106) produces the protein MMRGFKQRLIKKTTGSSSSSSKKKDKEKEKEKEKASTTPSASKKPIVATTPTHGATSSAGSRSTTEKSKGSGSIPSQGKHHGSSTSKTKTAATPSSSSSSSSRSSSVSRSGSSSTKKTSSRKGQEQIKQSQQQSQSQKQGSSSSSASSSTAVISSTPVLTVTKDDKSTSDEDNAHPTLVAAASAVPSSPISSTTGGTVVFSDVENGISNNRSMSTSSGNVLDANHSSSQNIDIPRSSHSFERLPTPTKLNPDTDLELIKTPQRHSSSRFEPSRYTPLTKLPNFNEVSPEERIPLFIAKVDQCNTMFDFNDPSFDIQGKEIKRSTLDELIEFLVTNRFTYTNEMYAHVVNMFKVNLFRPIPPPVNPVGDIYDPDEDEPVNELAWPHMQAVYEFFLRFVESPDFNHQIAKQYIDQDFILKLLELFDSEDIRERDCLKTTLHRIYGKFLSLRSFIRRSMNNIFLQFIYETEKFNGVAELLEILGSIINGFALPLKEEHKVFLVRILIPLHKVRCLSLYHPQLAYCIVQFLEKDPLLTEEVVMGLLRYWPKINSTKEIMFLNEIEDIFEVIEPLEFIKVEVPLFVQLAKCISSPHFQVAEKVLSYWNNEYFLNLCIENAEVILPIIFPALYELTSQLELDTTNGEDSISDPYMLVEQAINSGSWNRAIHAMAFKALKIFLETNPVLYENCNALYLSSVKETQQRKAQREESWSKLEEYVKSLRINNDKDQHTANERKNQELRNTFNTGNEDNILNEENENDSDNDIQ, from the coding sequence ATGATGCGTGGTTTCAAACAAAGATTGATTAAGAAGACCACtggttcttcttcttcaagcagtaaaaagaaggacaaagagaaggaaaaagaaaaagaaaaggctTCAACCACTCCATCGGCGTCGAAGAAGCCCATTGTAGCTACGACTCCTACCCACGGTGCCACCAGCAGTGCCGGATCAAGGTCTACAACTGAAAAGAGTAAGGGATCGGGTAGCATTCCCTCGCAAGGCAAACACCATGGTAGCTCCACttcgaaaacaaaaacgGCCGCCACTCCTTCTTCCAGCAGTAGTAGTAGCAGTAGGAGCTCAAGCGTCAGTCGCTCCGGTTCAAGTTCcacaaagaaaacaagtTCAAGGAAAGGGCAAGAACAGATCAAACAGTCACAGCAGCAATCGCAATCTCAGAAGCAGggatcttcttcatcttctgcaTCATCTTCTACTGCTGTAATAAGTTCTACCCCAGTGCTTACAGTCACTAAGGACGACAAAAGTACGTCTGATGAAGACAATGCCCACCCTACATTAGTGGCTGCGGCATCCGCTGTTCCATCTTCTCCGATTTCAAGCACTACGGGGGGGACAGTAGTCTTTTCAGACGTGGAAAATGGTATTAGCAACAACAGAAGTATGAGTACTAGTAGTGGTAATGTTCTGGATGCAAATCACTCCTCTTCTCAAAATATTGACATTCCGAGATCATCACACTCATTCGAAAGACTACCAACACCCACAAAACTTAACCCTGATACAGATTTGGAATTAATCAAGACTCCTCAACGCCACTCTTCATCAAGATTTGAACCCTCTAGGTACACGCCACTGACAAAATTGCCGAATTTCAATGAAGTGTCCCCCGAAGAAAGGATTCCCTTGTTCATTGCTAAAGTTGACCAGTGTAATACTATGTTTGACTTTAATGATCCAAGTTTCGACATTCAAggtaaagaaatcaaaaggaGCACCTTGGATGAGCTAATAGAATTTCTTGTGACAAACAGATTTACCTATACAAATGAGATGTATGCTCACGTGGTAAACATGTTCAAAGTTAATTTATTCAGACCTATTCCGCCGCCAGTAAATCCGGTTGGCGATATTTATGACCCAGATGAAGACGAGCCGGTCAATGAATTGGCCTGGCCTCATATGCAGGCTGtttatgaatttttcttaaGATTCGTGGAAAGCCCCGATTTTAATCATCAGATTGCCAAACAGTATATTGACCAAGACTTCATTTTAAAATTACTAGAGCTATTTGATAGCGAAGATATCAGAGAAAGGGACTGCTTGAAAACAACGTTACACAGGATATACGGGAAATTTTTATCCTTGAGAAGCTTCATTCGTCGCTCAATGAACAATATTTTTCTACAGTTTATTTATGAAACTGAGAAATTTAACGGTGTGGCAGAGTTGTTAGAAATCTTGGGCTCGATCATTAACGGGTTTGCACTACCTTTGAAGGAAGAGCACAAAGTCTTTTTGGTGAGGATATTGATCCCATTGCACAAGGTCCGTTGTTTATCATTATATCACCCGCAATTGGCGTACTGTATTGTACAGTTTCTCGAAAAAGACCCCTTATTAACTGAAGAAGTGGTCATGGGTCTATTACGCTATTGGCCAAAAATCAATTCAACAAAGGAAATaatgtttttgaatgaaatcgAGGATATATTTGAAGTTATTGAACCATTGGAATTTATCAAGGTCGAAGTGCCATTATTTGTTCAACTAGCCAAGTGTATTTCTTCTCCACATTTCCAAGTAGCGGAAAAAGTTCTAAGTTATTGGAACAATGAATACTTTCTGAATCTATGTATTGAAAATGCCGAAGTTATCCTGCCCATTATATTTCCTGCATTATATGAGTTAACTTCTCAATTAGAGCTGGATACAACAAATGGTGAAGATAGCATTTCAGACCCGTACATGCTTGTTGAGCAGGCTATTAATTCTGGTTCGTGGAACAGGGCAATTCACGCAATGGCATTCAAAGcgttgaaaatttttttggaaacaaaTCCAGTATTATATGAAAACTGTAATGCATTGTACTTATCGAGTGTAAAAGAAACACAGCAGCGCAAAGCGCAACGTGAGGAAAGCTGGAGCAAACTAGAAGAATATGTAAAAAGTCTGAGAATTAATAATGACAAAGACCAACATACAGCCAACGAGAGAAAGAATCAGGAATTGAGAAATACTTTCAATACAGGCAATGAAGATAACATATTGAATGAggagaatgaaaatgattctGACAACGATATACAGTGA
- the ERP4 gene encoding Erp4p (similar to Saccharomyces cerevisiae ERP4 (YOR016C) and ERP2 (YAL007C); ancestral locus Anc_7.108) encodes MRVLVLIATLFTSSLFAHAFSSNYAPIGISLPAFTKECLYYDLASDEDVIVVSYQVLTGGNFEIDFDITAPDGSVIVTERQKKHSDFLLKSFGVGKYIFCLSNNYGTSPKKVEITLEKEKEIVSSHERKEDVIANNAIEEIDRNLNKITKTMDYLRAREWRNMYTVSSTESRLTWLSFLIMGVMVGISIVQALIIQFFFSSRQRNYV; translated from the coding sequence ATGCGTGTTTTAGTTTTAATCGCAACTTTGTTTACTTCATCTTTGTTTGCCCATGCATTCTCATCTAATTATGCTCCTATAGGCATATCTTTGCCAGCTTTTACCAAAGAATGTCTTTACTATGATTTAGCctctgatgaagatgtgATTGTGGTCAGTTACCAAGTATTGACGGGTGGGAACTTTGAGATAGATTTTGACATTACCGCCCCTGATGGTTCTGTCATAGTTACTGAAAGGCAAAAGAAGCATTCTGATTTTCTGCTGAAGTCATTTGGTGTTGGCAAGTACATTTTCTGTTTGAGTAATAACTATGGCACTTCCCCAAAGAAAGTTGAAATAAccttggaaaaagaaaaggaaatcgTTTCCTCTCATGAAAGGAAAGAGGATGTCATTGCAAATAATGCTATTGAAGAGATTGATAGAAACCTAAATAAAATCACCAAAACGATGGACTATCTGAGGGCCAGAGAATGGAGAAACATGTATACTGTGAGTTCTACTGAGTCAAGATTAACGTGGCTGTCCTTTCTAATAATGGGGGTGATGGTCGGTATCAGCATAGTGCAGGCTTtaattattcaatttttttttagcaGTCGCCAAAGAAACTATGTATAA
- the PET127 gene encoding Pet127p (similar to Saccharomyces cerevisiae PET127 (YOR017W); ancestral locus Anc_7.111), producing the protein MSFYSHTFLSRRLSVKACSIGGGRRSCHQRWICHTNAAFTDAINEEEALNKLHSDLYSALEMVDEIYETNSAAEDVKEKDEGGRQKYTKEMDKAINLLKTNIKKDYGHNRYLKPTRARTYPARRSYTFRINPQKVRHTLVAPYNQGRNQQDYNQKPPMIGHGLARVLYQPLSLQKLRDSRSQMYNFDPAVENINPEFLEKKSEEGVNTDSPGDEQTKPIFITPHKDESLLKVANEHKKRYISSSSSMTSVLSQLHYLLSNFRRLNIIDSSVSRNFPQKNCNYSESAYFPSTVILRRKKNGISSIDSDRSLDREIVLSVLGHYLEDFLTEKPSNDSKTDNYHYSSVDDFIVRSQLDAYDPNLPGTGVFDLKTRAVSAIRYDLPHVENNNNQTGYEIDKVYGEFESLEREYFELIRSALLKYSLQARLGKMDGIFVAYHNISKMFGFQYLPLDELDYIIHSSFNGRFDSLLEQKNEIMKGIYGEEDYILHYHRNDRKIASSVANREFKISMNLFSNILKHVERLLNVSDTKWEKCKIMLKTEVEERQSKSGRFFNEAVLNIVALPLSPEYEDKSLLVMNTSNEQLTKELTNLRMYNENLLKENLDSLVGFKVNVEHFYHHHPNTTNPPAFASKKSDILDSEARKYISDIMKRDWYKEIPPTQTPNFFHPSDVSTWEVNSTFTDIIDKQILRKLYLKYLDVKLDALKNQVITRQEPDISKKDEIVNRIKLLQFRKKNYRNGDNRRSSNSGPTRLQTKLRAYAKKGTIRRNLLERNNNRFHV; encoded by the coding sequence ATGAGTTTTTACAGCCATACATTTCTGTCTAGGCGTCTTTCTGTGAAGGCCTGTAGCATAGGTGGCGGTAGGAGGAGCTGTCATCAGCGATGGATTTGTCATACGAACGCTGCTTTCACAGATGCTATCAATGAGGAAGAGGCCCTAAACAAGCTGCATTCCGACCTGTATAGCGCCCTAGAGATGGTCGATGAAATATACGAGACAAATTCTGCTGCGGAAGATGTTAAAGAGAAGGACGAGGGAGGCAGACAAAAATACACGAAAGAGATGGACAAGGCGATTAATCTCCTCAAAACAAATATAAAGAAGGACTATGGACATAATAGGTATTTGAAACCTACAAGAGCCCGAACGTACCCCGCTAGAAGGTCGTATACTTTCCGGATAAATCCGCAAAAAGTTAGGCACACATTAGTAGCACCTTACAATCAAGGTAGGAATCAACAAGATTACAACCAAAAACCTCCTATGATAGGCCACGGATTGGCCAGAGTGTTATATCAACCATTGTCATTGCAGAAATTAAGAGATAGTAGAAGTCAGATGTATAATTTTGACCCTGCTGTGGAGAATATTAATCCAGAAtttttggagaaaaaaagtgaagaagGTGTAAATACTGATTCTCCTGGCGATGAACAAACAAAACCCATTTTTATTACCCCCCACAAAGATGAATCCTTGTTGAAGGTTGCTAACgaacataaaaaaagatacaTCTCTTCCTCAAGTTCTATGACCTCTGTACTCTCTCAGTTACACTACCTTCTCTCCAATTTTAGAAGGTTGAACATCATTGACTCCTCGGTATCTAGAAACTTtcctcaaaaaaattgcaactACTCAGAAAGCGCATATTTTCCATCAACAGTCATtttaagaagaaaaaagaacgGGATTTCTTCCATCGATTCAGATAGAAGTCTGGACAGGGAAATAGTTCTCTCCGTACTAGGACATTACCTTGAGGACTTCTTAACAGAGAAGCCTTCAAATGATTCGAAAACCGATAATTATCATTATTCTAGCGTAGATGACTTTATTGTGAGGTCTCAATTAGACGCGTACGATCCAAATTTACCTGGAACTGGCGTTTTTGATCTAAAGACGAGGGCTGTCTCTGCTATAAGGTATGACTTACCACATGTAGAgaataacaataatcaaaCTGGATACGAGATAGACAAGGTTTATGGTGAGTTTGAATCATTGGAAAGGGAATATTTTGAGTTAATAAGGTCTGCACTATTGAAGTATTCTTTACAGGCTAGACTTGGTAAGATGGACGGTATATTCGTTGCCTACCACAATATTTCTAAAATGTTTGGATTCCAGTATCTACCCTTGGATGAATTAGATTACATAATTCATTCTTCATTCAACGGAAGGTTCGATAGTTTATTGGAGCAAAAGAACGAAATAATGAAGGGAATATACGGTGAAGAGGATTACATTTTACACTATCATAGGAACGACAGAAAAATTGCTTCATCAGTGGCCAATAGAGAATTCAAGATCTCTATGAATCTGTTCAGcaatattttgaaacaCGTTGAGCGGTTATTGAACGTAAGTGATACAAAATGGGaaaaatgtaaaataaTGCTTAAAActgaagttgaagaaagacAGTCTAAAAGTGGTCGCTTCTTTAACGAAGCGGTGCTGAATATCGTAGCTCTACCATTGTCACCAGAATATGAGGACAAATCACTGTTAGTAATGAACACTTCAAACGAACAATTGACAAAAGAACTAACAAACCTTCGCATGTATAACgaaaatcttttgaaagaaaatttggattCATTAGTAGGCTTTAAGGTAAACGTCGAACATTtttaccatcatcatcctAATACTACGAATCCACCTGCCTTCGCCTCAAAAAAGAGTGACATCCTCGATAGCGAAGCTCGTAAATACATTTCTGACATAATGAAAAGAGACTGGTACAAAGAGATTCCACCCACACAAACtccaaacttttttcaCCCCTCGGATGTCTCCACTTGGGAGGTTAATTCTACTTTCACTGATATTATCGATAAACAAATTTTACGGAAATTGTACCTAAAATATCTAGATGTCAAATTGGATGCATTGAAAAACCAAGTCATTACACGTCAGGAGCCCGATATATCCAAAAAGGATGAAATCGTAAATCGAATCAAATTACTACAGTTccgcaagaaaaattatagaAATGGCGATAACAGAAGGTCATCCAATTCTGGCCCTACACGACTACAGACTAAATTACGCGCATATGCCAAAAAGGGTACCATTCGAAGAAATCTCCTAGAAAGGAACAACAACAGGTTCCATGTCTGA
- the ROD1 gene encoding Rod1p (similar to Saccharomyces cerevisiae ROG3 (YFR022W) and ROD1 (YOR018W); ancestral locus Anc_1.358): MFSSSSRPSKEPLLFDIRLRSLDNDVLLIKGPPDEASSVLLSGTIVLSITEPIQIKSLALRLFGRLRLNIPTVLQTVHGPYKRYSKFERNLYSHFWDDFNIKSYFQNLYDNHNNGKITISSKSSTNLAALPKRKRALSTASLVSSNGQTSTNKNYHTLVKGNYEFPFSAIIPGSLVESVEGLPNAAVTYTLEATIERPKQPDLISKKHLRVIRTLAIDAVELSETVSVDNSWPEKVDYTISIPTKAIAIGSSAMINILIVPVLKGLKLGPVRVSLVETSQYCGSYGGVINQDRIVTKLKLKDPLKHVAQMKKKRSMNEASDDGVDSGVGEFQDKWEVQTLLKIPPSLTKCSQDCRILSNIKVRHKIKFTISLLNPDGHISELRAALPVQLFISPFVPVNVKTSDVIERTLRTFGPSYQVTNQNDSSFSNRSFVDDTEEDVIFQRSISALQLSSMPTIVSGSTLNVNAVDADTSITTDATMVTSLMIPPNYGNHVYDRVYGEVANQNEISTSAPSTNIEAQLIDDIQNLHISDSNDANDTVLAPNPQIRIDGDSLNSCNFRGNNVTSSSLNLVNNYLTVSDSGNSSSPSGNRFNGNINVGLNSPSLTPSFAHLSRRNSYSRQTSSTSLKNDLELTNLSRVPSYDKAIKFDMIGEDLPPAYPEEEVDSQENKKFELERPQILHHKSASSLLPYPGSRKSSNNVKSSSSRTRLSHSPLPKSNNSSSVSLQQLTRSNTDSSFNLNLSFLPTKGNAGSRHFPFNMTPSSALNSNNKNHSYFDKTESTSDVTKSKPEANHMNSSGNRRSRSSSVKSNNSNSPSRQGTGSFANLMEMFTRRDRA; this comes from the coding sequence ATgttttcttcctcatctCGACCTTCAAAAGAGCCATTACTATTTGACATCAGACTAAGAAGCTTGGACAACGATGTCTTGCTAATAAAGGGCCCCCCTGATGAGGCATCTTCTGTACTACTATCTGGTACGATTGTATTATCTATAACTGAGCCAATTCAAATCAAATCTCTGGCCTTGAGACTTTTTGGTAGGTTGAGACTGAATATTCCAACAGTTTTGCAAACCGTTCATGGCCCATATAAACGATACTCAAAATTTGAGAGAAATCTGTATTCTCATTTTTGGGATGACTTCAATATAAAGAgctattttcaaaacttgtATGATAATCATAATAATGGTAAAATAACTATTTCTAGTAAATCCTCAACCAATTTGGCAGCTTTACctaaaaggaaaagagcTCTTTCTACTGCATCATTAGTATCGAGTAATGGGCAAACCAGTACAAATAAAAACTATCACACCTTGGTAAAAGGTAACTACGAGTTCCCTTTCAGCGCAATCATTCCAGGTTCATTAGTGGAAAGTGTTGAAGGTCTACCAAATGCCGCCGTCACTTATACTCTAGAAGCCACTATTGAGAGACCTAAACAACCCGACTTAATCTCTAAAAAACACCTGAGAGTTATTCGAACATTAGCTATAGACGCTGTTGAATTATCGGAAACAGTGTCCGTAGATAACTCGTGGCCTGAAAAAGTTGATTATACAATCTCTATCCCAACTAAGGCAATTGCTATCGGTTCTTCAGCAATGATTAATATTTTAATCGTCCCTGTATTAAAGGGACTAAAGTTAGGTCCAGTTAGAGTTAGCTTAGTGGAAACTTCTCAGTATTGTGGTAGCTATGGAGGGGTTATTAATCAAGACAGAATAGTAACCAAGTTGAAACTGAAAGATCCTTTGAAACATGTTGCgcaaatgaagaagaagaggagtATGAACGAAGCTAGCGACGACGGAGTTGACTCAGGTGTTGGGGAATTCCAAGACAAATGGGAAGTTCAAACCTTATTAAAAATACCTCCAAGCTTGACTAAGTGCTCTCAAGACTGCCGCATTTTGTCTAATATCAAAGTTCGTCACAAGATTAAATTTACTATTAGTTTACTTAATCCAGATGGCCATATTTCTGAATTGCGTGCGGCACTACCTGTTCAATTATTCATTTCACCATTTGTTCCAGTCAATGTAAAGACCTCCGATGTTATTGAGAGAACACTCAGGACGTTTGGTCCGTCATATCAAGTTACAAATCAGAATGATAGCTCTTTTAGCAACAGGAGTTTCGTAGATGACACTGAAGAAGACGTCATTTTCCAGAGATCTATATCTGCCTTACAACTGTCTTCAATGCCGACCATAGTGTCTGGTTCCACTTTGAATGTCAACGCTGTCGATGCGGACACTTCGATAACTACCGATGCAACTATGGTGACCAGTTTGATGATACCTCCCAACTACGGAAATCATGTTTACGACCGCGTATATGGTGAAGTTGCTAATCAAAACGAAATTTCAACATCGGCCCCTTCAACCAACATCGAGGCACAACTTATTGatgatattcaaaatttgcaCATATCAGATAGCAACGATGCTAACGATACTGTTTTGGCACCAAATCCGCAAATTAGAATTGATGGTGATAGCCTAAATAGCTGCAACTTTCGGGGAAATAACGTCACAAGTAGTAGCTTGAATTTGGTTAATAACTATTTAACAGTTAGTGACAGCGGAAATAGCAGCAGCCCCTCAGGAAATAGATTCAACGGCAACATCAATGTAGGATTGAATAGTCCTTCATTAACTCCAAGTTTTGCACACTTGTCGAGGAGGAACTCTTACAGTCGCCAAACTTCTTCTACGTCTTTAAAGAACGATCTGGAACTGACGAATCTAAGTAGAGTACCCTCATATGATAAAGCGATAAAATTTGACATGATTGGTGAAGATTTACCACCTGCTTATCCAGAAGAAGAGGTCGATTCACAGGAGAATAAGAAATTCGAGCTAGAAAGGCCGCAAATTCTCCACCACAAATCTGCGTCGTCGTTATTACCATACCCAGGCTCAAGAAAGAGTTCCAATAACGTGAAAAGTTCGTCTAGTAGGACACGCTTATCCCACTCTCCATTACCGAAAAGTAACAATAGTTCCTCAGTATCACTGCAGCAACTGACAAGGAGCAACACAGATAGCTCATTCAATTTGAATCTCTCTTTCTTGCCAACGAAAGGCAATGCAGGAAGCAGACACTTTCCGTTTAATATGACACCATCGTCGGCTCTTAATTCGAACAACAAAAACCACTCATATTTTGACAAAACTGAGTCTACATCTGATGTTACTAAGTCAAAACCTGAAGCAAACCACATGAATTCAAGCGGCAACCGCAGATCACGCTCCTCGTCGGTCAAGAGTAATAATAGCAACTCACCATCAAGACAAGGGACTGGTTCATTTGCGAACTTAATGGAGATGTTTACGAGACGGGATCGCGCATag